In Burkholderia pseudomultivorans, the DNA window CGCGATCGGCATCGCGTTCGCGGCGCTGCCCGTCGCGATCGCGGGCCCCGCGTGGATCGACACGCCGACGCTCGGTCCCGCGCTCGCCGCCGGCGTCTTCAGCGTGGCTGCGCCGTTCTTCGTGATGCAGCCCGCGCTCGGATTCGGCGTCGCGGCATCGCGCACGCCGCAGCCGGCCCTCGCGCGGCGGCGCAGCGTCGTCGCGCATCTGTCGTACGGGGTGGGACTCTATCTGTCGGCGCTCGCGCTGGCCGGCTGAGTGCGCGAAGCGTCGTTTCGCGCCACGCGCAGGCTCGTGCGGCGGCGCACCGGCGGGTCACTCCCCGCCGCACTCGATCAGGTTGTGACGCACGCGGCCGAGCAGCCGCACCAGCGTGTCGCGCTCTTCGCGCGTAAAGCCGCGCAGTCCGTCGTCGGCGACGGTATCGCCGACTTCGAGCATCTGCGGAAAGATCTCGCGCGACTTGTCGGTCAGGCGGATCACGAACGCGCGGCGATCGTCGTCGCTCGCGATGCGCTCGATCCAGCCGAGGCTTTCCATCCGGTCGAGCAGCCGCGTCAGCGAAATCGGCGTGATCTCGAGCCATTCCGCGAGCCGCGCCTGGTTCATCTCGCCCTTCCACGTCAGGTACGCAAGCACGCGACTTTGCGCGCGCGTCAGCCCGATGCGCTTCGCGCGCCGGT includes these proteins:
- a CDS encoding DUF2938 domain-containing protein; translated protein: MNAPDLLLRLLPIGAGATLVSDLWALFRQRAFGIPSLDLALVGRWVGHMAHGQFRHASIVSAPPVAGERALGWLVHYAIGIAFAALPVAIAGPAWIDTPTLGPALAAGVFSVAAPFFVMQPALGFGVAASRTPQPALARRRSVVAHLSYGVGLYLSALALAG
- a CDS encoding MarR family winged helix-turn-helix transcriptional regulator, whose protein sequence is MDKTYENRFGYLLSDVARLHGRLYDRRAKRIGLTRAQSRVLAYLTWKGEMNQARLAEWLEITPISLTRLLDRMESLGWIERIASDDDRRAFVIRLTDKSREIFPQMLEVGDTVADDGLRGFTREERDTLVRLLGRVRHNLIECGGE